The following are encoded together in the Panicum virgatum strain AP13 chromosome 6K, P.virgatum_v5, whole genome shotgun sequence genome:
- the LOC120713584 gene encoding uncharacterized protein LOC120713584, protein MSASSSSSGTNPFAAAAAVAISAATAQLINIKSHVPVTLDLGDSNFGTWRTFFLIAFRKFGVLDHIDGTRFASLMLDDAEWTQIDTCIVSWLYTTLSSDLLSAVIQPADDTYTTWTAITDQFLDNVVYRTVQARQQFHGLHQGDMTITEYCGQLKVLTDTLRDVGAPVSDPDLVVSLLSGLNDKFTNCVTTISAARPRMTFRQARSFLLQEEIWMNTRAQKAAATALLSSSRSTGASPATPAAGSAPPTSPSVPQAGGQHSGGNDNRARKRKKQDSRPRNNHGCTNTGGQSRGTPTAASWDNPWHGVVQAWPLAGLPQVQPTAGVLGARPGVQP, encoded by the coding sequence ATGTCCGCCAGCTCGAGCTCGTCGGGCACCAACCCgttcgccgctgctgccgcagtAGCGATCTCGGCTGCCACCGCTCAACTGATCAACATCAAGTCCCACGTACCCGTGACGCTTGATCTCGGCGACTCCAACTTCGGCACATGGCGCACCTTCTTCCTCATCGCGTTCCGCAAGTTCGGTGTCCTCGACCACATCGACGGCACTCGGTTCGCCAGCCTGATGCTTGACGACGCCGAGTGGACGCAGATCGATACTTGCATCGTCTCCTGGCTCTACACCACGCTCTCCTCCGACCTCCTCTCCGCCGTCATCCAGCCGGCCGACGACACCTACACCACCTGGACCGCCATCACCGACCAGTTCCTCGACAACGTCGTGTATCGCACCGTCCAGGCTCGTCAGCAGTTCCACGGGCTTCATCAGGGGGACATGACGATCACGGAGTACTGCGGCCAGCTCAAGGTCCTGACCGACACCCTCCGCGACGTCGGTGCTCCCGTCTCCGACCCCGACCTCGTCGTCAGCCTCCTCAGCGGCCTCAACGATAAATTCACCAACTGCGTCACCACCAtctccgccgcgcgccccagGATGACGTTTCGCCAAGCCCGGTCGTTCCTCCTACAGGAGGAAATCTGGATGAACACACGGGCTCAGAAggctgccgccaccgccctgctcTCTTCGTCGCGTTCCACAGGCGCAtctcccgcaacgcccgccgCCGGATCTGCGCCCCCTACTTCTCCGTCCGTTCCGCAGGCCGGTGGCCAGCACTCCGGCGGGAACGACAACCGTGCACGCAAGCGCAAGAAGCAGGACAGCCGCCCTCGCAACAACCATGGCTGCACAAACACTGGTGGCCAGTCACGCGGCACTCCCACGGCCGCCTCCTGGGACAACCCCTGGCACGGCGTGGTCCAGGCTTGGCCTCTCGCGGGTCTTCCCCAGGTCCAACCTACGGCTGGAGTGCTCGGTGCTCGTCCAGGGGTCCAGCCCTAG